One Parasphingorhabdus cellanae genomic region harbors:
- the folE gene encoding GTP cyclohydrolase I FolE: MADYSDSFEDALAAREAAKLPVPEDVQEAVKTLLRWSGEDPDREGLLDTPKRVARAWKEYCEGYQENPAIHLARTFEEVGGYDELVLLKDIPFHSHCEHHMAPIIGKASIAYMPTDRVVGISKLARVLHGFARRLQVQERLTAEVAECIWDNLKPHGVAVVVEASHSCMTARGVRTPGVGMTTSRLLGCFLDDARSRKEVMSLMGY, encoded by the coding sequence TTGGCTGATTACTCCGACTCTTTCGAAGATGCTCTTGCTGCCCGTGAAGCGGCAAAACTTCCTGTGCCGGAGGACGTGCAAGAAGCGGTCAAAACATTGCTACGCTGGTCTGGTGAAGATCCCGACCGTGAAGGTTTGCTCGATACACCCAAACGGGTTGCGCGTGCGTGGAAGGAATATTGCGAGGGTTATCAGGAAAATCCGGCTATCCACTTAGCGCGAACGTTCGAAGAAGTCGGCGGTTATGATGAACTGGTGTTGCTGAAAGACATCCCATTCCATTCCCATTGCGAGCACCATATGGCGCCGATAATCGGCAAGGCGAGCATCGCCTATATGCCGACTGATCGTGTTGTCGGTATCTCCAAGCTGGCGCGCGTATTGCACGGTTTTGCAAGACGATTGCAAGTGCAGGAGCGCCTGACAGCAGAGGTTGCAGAGTGTATTTGGGATAACCTAAAGCCGCATGGCGTTGCCGTAGTGGTCGAAGCCAGTCACAGCTGCATGACCGCCCGGGGGGTACGGACGCCTGGTGTTGGCATGACGACGAGCCGTCTATTAGGTTGCTTCCTCGACGATGCACGCAGCCGCAAGGAAGTCATGAGCCTGATGGGTTACTA
- the ppdK gene encoding pyruvate, phosphate dikinase, which yields MTQYVYRFGGGQEFEKQADGAPTDSTEARNLLGGKGANLAEMANIGLPVPPGFTISTEMCTRFMNEGGVYPDSLNGEVAQGVAHIEAITGKTFGDAADPLLVSVRSGARASMPGMMDTVLNLGLNDETVEGLAKTSGDERFAWDSYRRFIQMYSDVVLQLDHDSFEEALEIAKEDNGFFTDTEMESQHWKALVAEYKGLVEEQWGKPFPQDVNDQLWGAVSAVFGSWQAERAKVYRRLNDIPAEWGTAVNVQAMVFGNMGETSATGVAFTRNPSTGDSAYYGEWLINAQGEDVVAGIRTPQYLSKAAREEANAKPLSMEEAMPETYGELTNVFDLLERHYRDMQDIEFTVERGKLWMLQTRSGKRTAKAALKIAVDMANDGLITEEEAVARVDPMALDQLLHPTLDPDAKRDVLTTGLPASPGAACGIIVFDSDTAERRTEMGDDVILVRVETSPEDIHGMHAAKGILTARGGMTSHAAVVARGMGRPCVSGAGGLSINNETKLLKIGDRELKEGDILTIDGSNGQVMAGRVKTIQPELVGDFGVLMEWADKVRRLGVRTNAETPQDCKVARDFGAEGIGLCRTEHMFFETSRITAVRQMILAANEAGRREALAKLLPEQREDFRQIFEVMVGLPVTIRLLDPPLHEFLPHHQSEFEEVAAAADVGVETLKQRANELHEFNPMLGHRGCRLGVTYPEIYEMQARAIFEAACEIAEASGEAPIPEVMIPLVATARELELMKDAVDRMAEEVFAEKGRRIEYLVGTMIELPRAALMAGKIAEHGEFFSFGTNDLTQTTLGVSRDDAGRFLTQYVDKGIFPRDPFVSLDIEGVGQLIELAAERGRATRPDIKLGICGEHGGDPASIAFCEKTGLDYVSASPYRVPIARLAAAQAALAKKG from the coding sequence ATGACTCAATATGTATATCGTTTCGGTGGTGGCCAAGAATTTGAAAAGCAGGCAGATGGTGCGCCAACCGACAGCACCGAAGCCCGCAACCTGCTGGGCGGCAAAGGCGCCAATCTCGCGGAAATGGCCAATATTGGCCTGCCGGTTCCTCCCGGTTTCACCATTTCGACCGAAATGTGCACGCGCTTCATGAACGAAGGTGGTGTTTATCCCGACAGTCTGAACGGCGAAGTGGCGCAGGGCGTTGCGCATATCGAAGCGATTACTGGCAAGACATTTGGCGATGCCGCCGATCCGCTGCTGGTTTCCGTCCGTTCCGGCGCGCGTGCGTCCATGCCCGGTATGATGGACACGGTTCTCAATCTCGGCCTGAACGATGAAACGGTGGAAGGGCTCGCGAAAACCTCTGGTGACGAGCGTTTCGCCTGGGACAGCTATCGCCGGTTCATCCAGATGTACTCCGATGTCGTGCTGCAACTGGATCATGATTCATTCGAGGAAGCGCTGGAAATAGCGAAAGAAGATAATGGCTTCTTCACGGATACTGAGATGGAGTCTCAGCATTGGAAGGCGCTGGTCGCCGAATATAAGGGTCTTGTCGAAGAGCAATGGGGCAAGCCTTTCCCGCAGGATGTGAATGACCAGCTTTGGGGCGCGGTCAGCGCTGTTTTCGGTAGCTGGCAGGCAGAACGAGCCAAGGTCTATCGCCGGCTCAATGATATCCCCGCCGAATGGGGCACGGCTGTCAACGTGCAGGCGATGGTGTTCGGCAATATGGGCGAGACATCGGCCACTGGTGTGGCCTTTACCCGCAACCCTTCCACTGGCGACAGCGCCTATTATGGCGAATGGCTGATCAACGCGCAGGGCGAGGACGTTGTTGCAGGCATCCGTACGCCGCAATATTTGTCCAAAGCCGCGCGCGAGGAAGCCAATGCGAAGCCGCTTTCCATGGAAGAGGCGATGCCGGAAACCTATGGTGAGCTGACCAACGTGTTCGATCTGCTGGAACGCCATTATCGCGATATGCAGGATATCGAATTTACCGTGGAACGCGGCAAATTGTGGATGCTGCAAACCCGCTCGGGCAAGCGGACCGCCAAGGCAGCGCTGAAAATCGCCGTTGATATGGCCAATGACGGTTTGATTACCGAGGAAGAAGCGGTTGCGCGGGTTGATCCGATGGCATTGGACCAATTGCTCCATCCGACGCTGGATCCCGATGCCAAGCGCGACGTGCTGACCACCGGTTTGCCGGCCTCACCGGGTGCGGCTTGCGGGATTATCGTATTCGATTCCGATACCGCGGAACGCCGCACGGAAATGGGTGATGATGTGATTTTGGTGCGGGTAGAGACCTCGCCCGAAGATATTCACGGCATGCACGCGGCCAAAGGCATTTTGACGGCGCGTGGCGGTATGACGTCACATGCCGCTGTTGTGGCGCGTGGCATGGGGCGGCCTTGTGTGTCGGGCGCCGGTGGCCTGAGCATCAATAACGAGACAAAACTGCTGAAAATCGGGGATCGTGAGCTGAAAGAAGGCGACATATTGACGATCGACGGCAGCAATGGTCAAGTCATGGCAGGGCGCGTGAAGACGATCCAGCCGGAACTGGTTGGCGATTTTGGCGTGCTGATGGAATGGGCCGACAAAGTTCGCCGTCTGGGTGTGCGCACCAATGCCGAAACGCCGCAGGATTGTAAGGTTGCTCGCGATTTCGGCGCGGAGGGCATCGGCCTGTGCCGGACCGAGCATATGTTCTTTGAAACCTCCCGGATTACGGCCGTTCGTCAGATGATTTTGGCCGCCAATGAAGCGGGCAGGCGGGAAGCGCTGGCGAAGTTGCTCCCCGAACAACGCGAGGATTTTCGCCAGATATTCGAAGTCATGGTCGGACTGCCGGTGACGATCCGCTTGCTCGATCCGCCATTGCACGAATTTTTGCCGCATCATCAGTCGGAATTTGAAGAAGTGGCAGCGGCGGCAGATGTCGGTGTGGAAACGCTGAAACAGCGTGCCAATGAACTGCACGAATTTAACCCGATGCTCGGCCATCGCGGTTGCCGGCTTGGCGTCACATATCCGGAAATCTATGAAATGCAGGCGCGTGCGATCTTTGAAGCGGCTTGTGAAATCGCTGAAGCCAGCGGCGAAGCGCCTATTCCCGAGGTCATGATACCACTGGTGGCCACCGCCCGCGAACTGGAGCTGATGAAAGATGCCGTCGACCGGATGGCGGAAGAGGTTTTCGCTGAAAAAGGCCGCCGCATCGAATATCTGGTCGGCACCATGATCGAGCTTCCGCGCGCCGCTTTGATGGCCGGAAAAATTGCCGAGCATGGTGAGTTTTTTAGCTTTGGAACCAATGACTTAACCCAGACTACGCTGGGTGTATCGCGTGACGATGCCGGGCGTTTCCTGACCCAATATGTCGACAAGGGCATTTTCCCGCGCGATCCGTTCGTCAGCCTGGACATTGAAGGCGTCGGGCAATTGATCGAACTGGCGGCAGAACGGGGCAGGGCAACACGACCTGATATCAAACTCGGAATTTGCGGTGAACATGGTGGTGATCCTGCGTCCATCGCTTTTTGTGAGAAAACCGGGCTGGATTATGTCAGCGCGTCTCCCTATCGCGTGCCGATCGCCCGACTGGCAGCCGCACAGGCGGCATTGGCGAAAAAGGGATAG
- the glyS gene encoding glycine--tRNA ligase subunit beta produces MADFLLELLSEEIPARMQAKARADLERLFAAQLNDEGLKAADITVYSTPRRLALIAKDLPDHTEAVSEEAKGPPEGAPDQAVDGFCRKNGVTRDQLEVRDVKGRATYFAVINKPGRAASDVLAEAIPAIIKAFPWPKSMRWGDASLSTESLRWVRPLSGIVAILGDDLVACEIDGVTSGYETVGHRFHHDGVVTIGNAGDYAEKLRACYVLVDHTEREAIIREGAAKAASDGGLELVADEGLVIENAGLTEWPVPLLGGFDPAFLDVPEEVIQLTARVNQKYFICRDKSGKLAPNFICTANIDATDGGKAIVAGNEKVLAARLSDAKFFWELDQKTPLEDHAKKLSNIVFHEKLGTVADKVERVAKLAEWLVSLEGNGFYQSSPGDTFHGEVSEAARLCKADLVTEMVGEFPDLQGLMGGYYAEKEGKSEAVANAIRDHYKPVGQGDEVPTDPVTVAVSLADKLDTLIAFDAVDLNPTGSKDPFAIRRQGLAALALMNRLNLRIPMKHVIEMVRGDIFVQQFTKFIKIDDNLFMSMITLGVQNEQLPEFKTRNDKFVVLVDGKVVGEMSLDRSAEFKQMKELTQRIHEAEDIRPVEFLAERLKVQQREAGVRHDLIDAVFALGGEDDLVRLLARVKALQAFVETPDGENLLAGYKRAANILKKESAPGADPEPRVEGATATLGSASSAEHGSVKTLPDSASGERGSGENRAPAQAGAHLPHDTSDAPPGDGPLPTQGNKTLSYTPEKAEKALIDALDAAQPDVTAAIAAEEFEKAMTALAHLRAPIDQFFEDVTVNDSDADKREARLALLARFRAAVHQVADFSKIEG; encoded by the coding sequence ATGGCTGATTTCCTGCTCGAACTGCTTTCCGAAGAAATCCCCGCTCGCATGCAGGCCAAGGCGCGTGCGGACCTCGAACGCTTGTTTGCCGCGCAATTGAATGATGAGGGCCTGAAAGCCGCGGATATCACCGTTTACTCGACGCCAAGGCGGCTTGCGCTGATTGCAAAGGATCTGCCGGATCACACCGAAGCGGTGAGCGAGGAAGCCAAGGGGCCACCGGAAGGCGCGCCGGATCAGGCGGTTGACGGCTTCTGCCGGAAAAATGGCGTGACCCGCGATCAGCTGGAGGTTCGTGACGTCAAGGGCCGGGCGACCTATTTTGCGGTGATCAACAAGCCGGGCCGGGCAGCAAGCGATGTGTTGGCCGAAGCGATCCCCGCGATCATCAAGGCTTTCCCGTGGCCCAAATCGATGCGCTGGGGCGATGCCAGCCTGTCCACCGAAAGCCTGCGCTGGGTGCGGCCTTTGTCCGGCATTGTCGCGATTTTGGGCGATGACCTGGTGGCATGCGAAATTGACGGCGTGACGTCAGGCTATGAAACCGTTGGTCACCGCTTCCACCATGACGGAGTGGTAACGATCGGCAATGCCGGTGATTATGCCGAAAAACTACGCGCTTGCTATGTGCTGGTCGATCACACGGAACGCGAGGCAATCATCCGCGAAGGTGCTGCCAAGGCGGCATCGGACGGCGGACTGGAGCTGGTAGCAGACGAAGGTCTGGTGATCGAAAATGCCGGCCTGACCGAATGGCCGGTGCCGCTGTTGGGCGGTTTTGATCCGGCGTTTCTGGATGTACCGGAAGAGGTGATTCAGCTCACCGCCCGGGTGAACCAAAAATATTTCATCTGTCGCGATAAAAGCGGCAAACTGGCGCCAAATTTCATCTGTACCGCCAATATTGACGCCACCGACGGCGGCAAGGCGATTGTTGCGGGCAATGAAAAAGTGCTGGCGGCAAGGCTGTCCGACGCCAAATTCTTCTGGGAGCTTGACCAGAAGACCCCGTTGGAAGATCATGCCAAGAAATTGAGCAACATTGTGTTCCATGAAAAACTGGGCACGGTTGCCGACAAGGTAGAGCGTGTGGCCAAGTTGGCCGAGTGGTTGGTTTCTTTAGAAGGGAATGGTTTTTACCAGTCCAGCCCCGGCGATACATTTCATGGTGAAGTGTCCGAGGCCGCACGTCTCTGCAAAGCCGATCTCGTCACCGAAATGGTGGGCGAGTTCCCCGATCTGCAAGGTCTGATGGGCGGCTATTATGCAGAGAAAGAGGGCAAGTCCGAGGCGGTCGCCAACGCGATCCGCGACCATTATAAGCCGGTTGGGCAGGGCGATGAGGTGCCGACTGACCCGGTGACGGTTGCGGTGAGTTTGGCGGATAAGCTGGATACGCTAATCGCGTTCGATGCGGTGGATTTGAACCCTACAGGATCAAAAGATCCTTTTGCTATTCGAAGGCAGGGGCTTGCTGCTCTCGCGTTGATGAATAGACTAAATCTTCGGATTCCCATGAAGCACGTAATAGAAATGGTGCGTGGTGATATTTTCGTTCAGCAATTCACTAAGTTCATAAAAATTGACGACAATTTGTTTATGTCAATGATCACGCTTGGTGTTCAGAATGAGCAACTGCCAGAATTTAAAACGAGAAATGATAAGTTTGTCGTCCTGGTAGACGGCAAGGTAGTTGGTGAGATGTCGCTTGATCGTTCGGCTGAATTCAAACAGATGAAAGAGCTTACTCAAAGAATTCACGAAGCTGAAGACATCAGGCCAGTTGAGTTCTTAGCGGAGCGCCTAAAAGTCCAACAACGCGAAGCAGGCGTCCGTCACGACTTGATCGACGCAGTCTTCGCTCTCGGTGGAGAGGATGATCTGGTCCGCCTGCTTGCTCGTGTGAAAGCCTTGCAGGCTTTTGTCGAAACGCCAGACGGCGAAAACCTCCTCGCCGGATACAAGCGCGCTGCCAATATATTGAAGAAAGAAAGTGCTCCGGGCGCAGACCCGGAGCCCAGGGTGGAGGGCGCGACAGCTACCCTGGGCTCCGCATCAAGTGCGGAGCACGGCAGCGTAAAAACCCTCCCCGACAGCGCTTCGGGTGAGCGCGGGTCTGGGGAAAACCGTGCACCTGCGCAGGCAGGTGCCCATCTCCCGCATGACACTTCAGATGCACCTCCAGGAGATGGCCCCCTGCCTACGCAGGGGAACAAGACCCTTTCCTACACGCCCGAAAAAGCCGAAAAGGCGCTTATCGACGCGCTCGATGCAGCGCAGCCGGATGTGACCGCGGCCATTGCAGCGGAAGAGTTTGAAAAAGCCATGACCGCACTGGCCCATTTGCGCGCGCCGATTGACCAGTTTTTCGAGGATGTGACGGTGAATGACAGCGATGCGGACAAACGAGAAGCACGACTTGCTCTGCTGGCCCGTTTTCGCGCCGCCGTTCATCAGGTCGCTGACTTTTCCAAGATTGAGGGATGA
- a CDS encoding glycine--tRNA ligase subunit alpha, translating to MILKLHDYWSEQSCAILQPYDMEMGAGTFHTATTLRALGPDPWNAAFVQPCRRPTDGRYGENPNRLQHYYQYQVILKPSPPDIQQLYLDSLTAIGIDPMLHDIRFVEDDWESPTLGAWGLGWEVWCDGMEVTQFTYFQQMGGFDCKPVAGELTYGLERLAMYIQGVDSIYDLDYNGAGVSYGDIFLDNERQMSEWNFEVANTEALFDLFKKATAECENCLDAKLPIPAYEQAIKASHVFNLLQARGVISVQERASYMGQVRDLAKGSCEAYMVKNGWDA from the coding sequence ATCATCCTGAAACTCCACGATTACTGGAGTGAGCAGAGCTGTGCGATCCTGCAACCCTATGACATGGAAATGGGTGCCGGGACGTTCCACACCGCTACGACCCTGCGCGCGCTTGGTCCGGACCCGTGGAATGCCGCTTTTGTGCAGCCTTGCCGGCGGCCGACAGATGGCCGCTATGGTGAGAACCCGAACCGGCTGCAGCATTATTACCAATATCAAGTGATCCTGAAACCCTCGCCACCGGATATTCAGCAGCTTTATCTCGACAGCCTCACCGCCATCGGCATTGATCCGATGCTCCACGACATTCGCTTTGTCGAAGATGACTGGGAAAGCCCGACATTGGGCGCCTGGGGTCTGGGCTGGGAAGTCTGGTGTGACGGCATGGAGGTAACGCAGTTCACCTATTTCCAGCAAATGGGCGGTTTTGACTGCAAGCCGGTGGCTGGCGAACTGACTTACGGGCTCGAACGGCTCGCCATGTATATTCAGGGCGTCGATAGCATCTATGACCTGGATTATAATGGAGCTGGAGTCAGTTACGGCGATATCTTCCTAGATAATGAGAGGCAGATGTCGGAGTGGAATTTCGAGGTTGCGAATACCGAAGCGCTGTTTGATCTGTTCAAGAAAGCCACGGCGGAATGCGAGAATTGCCTCGATGCCAAGCTCCCCATTCCGGCCTATGAACAGGCGATCAAGGCGAGCCATGTGTTCAACCTGCTGCAAGCGCGCGGCGTGATCAGCGTGCAGGAGCGGGCCAGCTATATGGGTCAGGTCCGCGATCTCGCGAAGGGTAGCTGTGAAGCCTATATGGTCAAGAATGGATGGGACGCATGA